Genomic DNA from Corallococcus macrosporus:
CGAGTTCCAGGACACCAACCGGCTCCAACTGGAGCTGGTGCTGCTCCTGTCGGAGAAGCGCGAGGGCGGTCCGCGTGAGCTGGCGCCGGACGCGGACCTCGTTGCCTCGCTGCCCCTGGAGCCCGCGTTCCTGTGCGCGGTGGGTGACCGCAAGCAGTCCATCTACGAGTTCCGTGGCGCGGACGTGTCCGTGTTCAAGGTCCTCGCGGACAAGATCGAAGCCGAGGGCGGCATGCGCGGCTTCCTCCAGAACAACTACCGCTCGCTGCCGGGCGTCCTGTCGTTCTTCAACCGCGCCTTCGCGGGCCTGCTCGTGGCGAAGGAGGCGACGCCCCGTCCCTTCGAGGTCGTCTACGAACCCGAGACGGACGACCTGTCCCCCACGCGCCCGGAGCTGGCCGACGGGCCCGTGGTGGAGCGGATCACCTTGCCGGAGGCCGACACGGCCCCGGAGCTGCGCGAGTACGAAGCGGACGCGGTGGCCCGCAGGCTGCGGGTGATGCTCGCGCCGGGTGCTCCGCCGACCGTCATGGCGGAGGACAAGAAGGGCCTGCGCCCCGCGCGCGGCGGTGACGTGGCCATGCTCTTCCGGACCTTCACGCACCTGGAGGAGTACCGGCAGGCGCTGATCCGCCACGGCGTGCCGCACCGGGTGCTGCGCGGCCGGGGCTTCTACGGGGCCCAGGAGGTGCGCGACCTCGCCTCGTTGCTGGCGCTGCTCGCGGACGCGGACGACGCGCTGGCGTTCGCCGCGGTGCTGCGCTCGCCGCTGGTGGGCCTGTCGGACGCATCGCTGTTCCGGCTGGCGGGGGACCTGCCGCTGTCGCTCGGCTCGCCCCGGCTGGTGGATCCGGAGGTCCGCGCCGCCATGTCCGCGCGCGAGCAGTCGCGGCTCGCGCGCTTCCTGGAGCTCATCCCCGTGCTGCGGCGGGAGCGCGACCGGCTGGGGGTGCATGCCCTGCTGCAGGCCGCGCTGGAGGCGACGGGGTATCGCGAGGCGCTGGCGGGCTCACCGTACGCGGAGCAGGCGAGCGCCAACGTGGAGAAGCTGCTGTCGCTGGCGGCGCGCAGGGACGAGCGTGGCACGGGAGGCTGCGTGGCCTTCGCGCGCGAGCTGCGCCAGCTGGCGGACTCCGACCCCAACGAAGCGCAGGCGGACCTGCTGGATGAAGGGGACCCTCGCGCCGTGCAGTTGCTCACCATCCACCGCGCCAAGGGCCTGGAGTGGCCCGTGGTCGTGGTGCCCGGCATGGGCGGCCGCCGGCGCACCACCTCCGCGCGGGCGTACTTCGAGCGTTCCTTCGGCCTGGCCCTGAAGCCCTGGATGCCGGACTCGCTGGACACCTTCACCTCCGAGCGCTTCGAGGCCGTGCGCGCCGAGCTGAAGGCCCGCGAGGACGCCGAATACCTGCGCCTGCTCTACGTGGCCCTCACTCGCGCCAAGGACCTGCTCGTGCTGTCGGGCGGCGAGGAGAAGCGCGCGGGCACCGATACGTGGTGGCATCGCGTGGACCGGCGGCTGGACGCGGATCCGGACCTGCGGGCGCTCGCCATCGACGTGGACGTGGAGCAGTTGCCGCCACCCGCGGATCCGGAGCCGCCCACGGAGGAACAGCTCGAACAGGCGCGGATCCGCATCGAGTCCGCAGTAGAGCGCATGTCCGATGAGGCGCTCGGTGCCGCGCTGTTCAACGACGCACCGGTGGTCGCCACCGCGCGCGCGGTCCAGGACTTCCTCACGTGCCCGCGCCGCTACCACCACCTCCACCGGCTGGGGCTCGCCGTCGGATCCGAACCCTGGGAGGCCCCGGCGCGCGCCGAGCCCCTCTTTGTCGAATCCGACGGCTGGCTGCCCGTGGAGCGTCCGGACCAGCTCGTGACGCGATTGTTGCGTGAAGTGGACCTGTCGCTCGCGGGGCCGGACGTGGAGGCCTCCGAGCGGCGCGCGCACCTGGAGAACCTGCTGCGGAGCGCGGGCCGGGATCCGGAGGAGGACGACCTGGGCGACGTGCTCTCCACCGTGGAGCGCTTCCTGGGCACCCCCTTCGCGCGCCAGCTCGCCGCGGCGCCCGCGTCCTCCATCCACCGGGGCCTGGACTTCGTGCTGGACCTGGACGACGGCGCCAGGGTGGAAGGGGCGGTGGACCTGCTCTGGGAGTCGCCGGACGGTGAGGCCGTGGCGGTGCTCCTGCGCCCGGGCGCCCGCCACCCCCTGGGCCCGGCCTCGTGCGCCCATGAGCTGACGGCCCTGAGCCTGGCGGCGGCCCGGATGGTGCGGGACGGGGTGCCGGTGCGGGTGGGCGTGGCCTTCCTGGGGGACGCGTCCCCGGAACCGGAATTCCTCCCGGCCGGATCCGCCGACGCCGGGGCGGTGCGCCGCCTGGCCGAGGGCGTCCGGGCCCTGGCCCAGGCGGAATCCACGGGGACGTGGCCGGGGTGGGACAAGGCAGCCTGCCAGGCCCTTCACTGCGGCTTCGCGGAACACTGTCACCCGGCCCCTCCCGCGTGCTAAGCGGCGGGCACCATGCCGAACGTCGTCGTCATCGGAGCGCAGTGGGGAGATGAGGGGAAGGGCAAGGTCGTCGACCTTCTCACCGAGCACGCCCAGGTGGTCGTCCGTTTCCAGGGCGGCAACAACGCGGGCCACACGCTGGTGGTCGGGGGGCAGAAGACCGTCCTGCACCTGATCCCCTCGGGCATCCTTCACCCGGGCAAGACGTGTGTCATTGGCAACGGGGTGGTGGTGGATCCCGCCGTCCTCGTCCGGGAGATCGACGCGCTCAAGCCGCGCGGCTTCCTCAAGGATGACGCCCAGCTGCTCATCTCCGACAACGCCCACGTCATCTTCCCGTGGCACAAGCTGCTGGACAGCTTCCGCGAGAAGGCCCGCGGCGGCAGCGCCATCGGCACCACGGGGCGGGGCATCGGTCCGGCCTATGAAGACAAGGTCGCCCGCCGGGGCATCCGCGTGCGCGACCTGCTCCACCCGGAGCGCCTGCGCCGCCGCATCGACGAGCGCCTCCCCGGCGCGCTGGAGGAGCTGAAGGACCTCTGCGCCCAGGCCGGCGTGGACGTGCCCACCCTGGAGACGCCGCAGATTTTGGCGGAGTTCTCCGCCCTGGGCGAGCGGCTGCGCCCCTACGTGCACGACGTGTCCCTCTTCCTCTCCGAGCAGGTCCGCCGCGGCGCCCGCATCCTCTTCGAGGGCGCGCAGGGCACGCTGCTGGACGTGGACCACGGCACCTATCCGTTCGTCACCAGCTCCAACTGCGTGGCGGGCAACGCCGCGGTGGGCTCGGGCCTGGGGCCCACGGCCATCGACAAGGTGATGGGCATCAGCAAGGCGTACACCACGCGCGTCGGCGGAGGCCCGTTCCCCACGGAGCTGAGCGACGAGCTGGGAGACCGGCTGCGCAAGGTGGGCGACGAGTTCGGCGCCACCACGGGCCGCCCGCGCCGCTGCGGCTGGCTGGACGGCGTGGTGCTGCGCTACGCGGTGCGCGTCAACGGCCTGTGGGGCATCGCGCTCACCAAGCTGGACGTGCTCAGCGGCATCAAGACGCTCAGCATCTGCAACGCGTACGAGCTGGACGGCCAGCGCATCACGGAGCTGCCCGGTGACTACGAGGACCTGGAGCGCGTGAAGCCCATCTACGAATCGCTGCCCGGCTGGGATGAGAAGCTCGCCGGCGTGCGGACGTTCGATGAGCTGCCGGAAGCCGCCAAGCGCTACGTGCGCCGCGTGGAAGAGGTCAGCGGCGTGCCCGTGGTGTGCGTCTCCGTGGGCGCCGACCGCGGCGAGACGGTGCTCCTGCAGAACCCCTTCCGCAGCTAGGAAGGACGCAGGCCGAAGTGGTCCTGGCCCGCCGGGGGCCAGGACGGGAGAGGGACATGGTTCGCACGCGCAGGTTCCAGCTCGGGGTCTCGGCGGTGGTGTGGCTCGGCACGATGGCGGTGCCGGCCTGGGCGCAGGCCCCGAATGCCCAGCCCCCGGCCTCCGAGGCGAAGCCCGCTGCTCCGGCCGCGCGCGCGCCGGGCCCGGCCACCGACACGAAGCCCGGCCCCGCGGAGGCCCTGCCCCAGCGCACGTCGCAGGCCGTTCTGGCGGCCACGCGGATCCGCGACGGGGACGCGCTGATGCGCGAGCGGCGCTACCGCGAGGCGGCCTTCGCCTTCCTCGACGCGGAGCACGCGGCCCCGGATCACGTGGAGGCCCGCTTCAAGCTGGGCAACGCGCTGGCGGTGCTCGGCTACTACGCGCGCGCCATCGAAGAGTGGGAGGCCGCGTCGCGCCTCACCCAGGACGCCGCCATCCGCCAGAGCGCGCAGGACAACATCACCCGCGCGCGCGTGAAGCAGGGAGAGCTGGGCGCCTCGCCGCAGGCCGTGGGACAGCCGCCGGGCTCCGGCCCCGTGGCGGACACGACGCGGGCCCAGGCACGCCGCGCCTACGAGCAGGGCGTCCAGCACATCAGCCAGCGCGCCTACGCGCCCGCGCTCCAGACGCTGACGCAGGCCCTGCAGCAGGAGCCGCTGCTGACCGTGGCGTACATCGCGCGGGGCAGCGCCAACATCGGGCTGCGGCGCTACGCGGAGGCCGCGGCGGACTACCAGTTCGCGCTGAAGCTGGAGCCGGAGTCGGCCTCGCCGCTGTACGGGCTCGCGGAGGCGTACCGCGCGCTGGGCCGCAACCTGGAGGCCCGCGACCTCTACGCGCGCTATGCCCGCTCCACCGCCGCGGACGCTCGCCCCGAGCTGAAAGAGGAGTCCCGCCAGAAGGCGGAGCGCCTGCGCTGACCGCCTGGCTGGTGGGCAGACGGGCATGTCCGGAGGGGCTGTCCGGCCCACTATTTTGAAGGGCATGGACCGACGCGATCGGACGGTGGAGGGGAAGCAGCAGCAACAGGTCTTTCGCCCCCGCAGGGTGCTCGCCGCGTTGATGGCGGCGGCAGGCCTGCTGTGGCTGGGCGTCTTCGCCTGGTTGTTCCATTTCGACGGCGTGCCGTTACAGACGTTCCTGTCCGCGGCCTTCTTCGTCGTCTTCTTCGCGGTGGCCGTCGCCTACTACGGCCGCACCCGCATCGAGGTGGACGCCCGGGGCATCACCTGCCGGGGCATGGTGCGCACCCGGCGCTTCTCCTTCGCGGACATCCGCAAGGTGGACATCCTCCCCGGGCCCGTGACGGTCTACGCCATCCGGGGCAGCAAGGGCTTCGTGCACTTCACCAGCTTCTTCCGGCACCACCAGTACCTGGCGCGGCTCCTGGTGGAGCGCGCGGGCCTCTCGCCCCTGCCGGCGTAGGGCGCCGGTTCAACCCGCGGCTGCCATCGCGG
This window encodes:
- a CDS encoding PH domain-containing protein: MAAAGLLWLGVFAWLFHFDGVPLQTFLSAAFFVVFFAVAVAYYGRTRIEVDARGITCRGMVRTRRFSFADIRKVDILPGPVTVYAIRGSKGFVHFTSFFRHHQYLARLLVERAGLSPLPA
- a CDS encoding adenylosuccinate synthase, producing the protein MPNVVVIGAQWGDEGKGKVVDLLTEHAQVVVRFQGGNNAGHTLVVGGQKTVLHLIPSGILHPGKTCVIGNGVVVDPAVLVREIDALKPRGFLKDDAQLLISDNAHVIFPWHKLLDSFREKARGGSAIGTTGRGIGPAYEDKVARRGIRVRDLLHPERLRRRIDERLPGALEELKDLCAQAGVDVPTLETPQILAEFSALGERLRPYVHDVSLFLSEQVRRGARILFEGAQGTLLDVDHGTYPFVTSSNCVAGNAAVGSGLGPTAIDKVMGISKAYTTRVGGGPFPTELSDELGDRLRKVGDEFGATTGRPRRCGWLDGVVLRYAVRVNGLWGIALTKLDVLSGIKTLSICNAYELDGQRITELPGDYEDLERVKPIYESLPGWDEKLAGVRTFDELPEAAKRYVRRVEEVSGVPVVCVSVGADRGETVLLQNPFRS
- a CDS encoding UvrD-helicase domain-containing protein, whose amino-acid sequence is MSDTAPHMLALEKNLALMAGAGAGKTYSLVTMTLHLFAGARQAEPLRPSRLCMLTFTDKAAAEMRKRVRERLDALAQGDVPHDAEKDLRASLARLERPFPTQDAWRKVREELGAATVGTFHSLCGQLLRRAPPAVGIDPAFEVLDELEAAGLLEDVTERVVLDALEGGDARVRELCAELGFSGSGFSDGLVAALMDVYGKMREEGLKAATARVGDGVADKAQLEALIEDCRRLCLDARAQDTKGEWSNLLNACEPPLKGMTPDTFMQPAHFPTLRNVLLSEPRNLVNLRKGAGACLKELLWKVKGKSDGSVRRLEDAYAAWRTAPFEETFRNLLTQVEERHDAELIRRNVFDFTSLLVKARDLLRDHPEFRQQTQERLGALLVDEFQDTNRLQLELVLLLSEKREGGPRELAPDADLVASLPLEPAFLCAVGDRKQSIYEFRGADVSVFKVLADKIEAEGGMRGFLQNNYRSLPGVLSFFNRAFAGLLVAKEATPRPFEVVYEPETDDLSPTRPELADGPVVERITLPEADTAPELREYEADAVARRLRVMLAPGAPPTVMAEDKKGLRPARGGDVAMLFRTFTHLEEYRQALIRHGVPHRVLRGRGFYGAQEVRDLASLLALLADADDALAFAAVLRSPLVGLSDASLFRLAGDLPLSLGSPRLVDPEVRAAMSAREQSRLARFLELIPVLRRERDRLGVHALLQAALEATGYREALAGSPYAEQASANVEKLLSLAARRDERGTGGCVAFARELRQLADSDPNEAQADLLDEGDPRAVQLLTIHRAKGLEWPVVVVPGMGGRRRTTSARAYFERSFGLALKPWMPDSLDTFTSERFEAVRAELKAREDAEYLRLLYVALTRAKDLLVLSGGEEKRAGTDTWWHRVDRRLDADPDLRALAIDVDVEQLPPPADPEPPTEEQLEQARIRIESAVERMSDEALGAALFNDAPVVATARAVQDFLTCPRRYHHLHRLGLAVGSEPWEAPARAEPLFVESDGWLPVERPDQLVTRLLREVDLSLAGPDVEASERRAHLENLLRSAGRDPEEDDLGDVLSTVERFLGTPFARQLAAAPASSIHRGLDFVLDLDDGARVEGAVDLLWESPDGEAVAVLLRPGARHPLGPASCAHELTALSLAAARMVRDGVPVRVGVAFLGDASPEPEFLPAGSADAGAVRRLAEGVRALAQAESTGTWPGWDKAACQALHCGFAEHCHPAPPAC
- a CDS encoding tetratricopeptide repeat protein, producing MVRTRRFQLGVSAVVWLGTMAVPAWAQAPNAQPPASEAKPAAPAARAPGPATDTKPGPAEALPQRTSQAVLAATRIRDGDALMRERRYREAAFAFLDAEHAAPDHVEARFKLGNALAVLGYYARAIEEWEAASRLTQDAAIRQSAQDNITRARVKQGELGASPQAVGQPPGSGPVADTTRAQARRAYEQGVQHISQRAYAPALQTLTQALQQEPLLTVAYIARGSANIGLRRYAEAAADYQFALKLEPESASPLYGLAEAYRALGRNLEARDLYARYARSTAADARPELKEESRQKAERLR